In one Brevibacillus choshinensis genomic region, the following are encoded:
- a CDS encoding carbohydrate ABC transporter permease: MKRTSMSEKQMGYLLILPAIVIILVIAIWPVMRSFWISLHDIRLNDPTKTEVHNSYGLDMERYVSTLPNLLRYLKKEADSAQGSVKDQLLTLRQQAEHMNAMLRQTGEIASRYQKIDQLLLEFKPVPNELKYVELSNEQIDSIRSTLNTIGTTLNDLGKQKQLSKPEGALGVVQGITASVIEPNYVGFAYYKQFLTDSRMWGALYNTLFFTVVSVAIELVLGLWIAMLINKQFIGRGLVRATVLIPWAIPTVISAMMWKYLYDGQNGMVAHLFEVTGLVSDMGVLLTTKAGAMFSVILADVWKTTPFMALLLFAGLQTIPHSLYEAAQVDGASRTQQFFRITLPMLKSTLLVSLLFRTLDAFRVFDLIYALTGGGPANSTETISILAYKTMFAQMSFGEGSALAVIVFLCVALISIGYIKILGADLLGESGGR; this comes from the coding sequence ATGAAGCGAACGTCTATGTCGGAAAAGCAGATGGGCTATTTGCTGATTTTACCTGCCATTGTCATCATTCTCGTAATTGCCATTTGGCCTGTCATGCGTTCTTTTTGGATCAGTCTGCATGACATTCGTCTCAACGATCCAACGAAAACAGAGGTCCACAACTCCTATGGTCTAGATATGGAAAGGTATGTAAGCACACTCCCCAACCTTCTCCGGTATTTGAAAAAAGAGGCTGACAGTGCCCAAGGGAGCGTAAAGGATCAGCTGCTGACGCTCAGACAGCAGGCGGAACATATGAACGCTATGCTCAGGCAGACCGGCGAAATCGCCTCGAGATATCAAAAGATCGACCAGCTTTTGCTCGAATTCAAGCCCGTTCCAAATGAACTGAAATACGTAGAACTCTCCAATGAACAGATTGATTCCATCCGGTCGACTCTAAATACGATCGGAACGACCCTCAATGATCTGGGAAAGCAAAAACAGCTGAGTAAACCAGAGGGGGCTCTCGGGGTGGTGCAAGGGATAACGGCGTCGGTCATCGAGCCGAACTACGTTGGCTTTGCCTACTATAAGCAATTTCTTACAGACAGTAGAATGTGGGGGGCTCTATACAACACGCTGTTCTTTACTGTGGTCTCGGTAGCGATCGAGCTAGTGCTCGGATTGTGGATCGCTATGTTGATAAATAAGCAGTTTATTGGAAGGGGGCTCGTGCGGGCGACAGTACTGATTCCTTGGGCGATCCCTACGGTCATCTCTGCTATGATGTGGAAATATTTATACGATGGACAAAACGGGATGGTCGCTCACTTGTTTGAAGTGACCGGGCTGGTTTCCGATATGGGGGTTCTCTTGACGACGAAAGCGGGAGCGATGTTTTCCGTCATTTTGGCGGACGTCTGGAAAACGACACCCTTCATGGCCTTGCTGCTGTTTGCTGGTCTCCAGACGATCCCCCACAGCTTGTATGAAGCGGCACAGGTGGATGGAGCGAGCCGGACTCAGCAGTTTTTCCGAATAACCCTGCCCATGCTCAAATCGACTTTGTTGGTTTCCCTTTTGTTTCGTACGCTCGATGCGTTCCGTGTATTCGACCTGATATACGCATTGACCGGAGGGGGGCCAGCGAATTCCACAGAGACTATTTCCATTTTGGCGTACAAGACGATGTTCGCTCAGATGAGCTTTGGTGAAGGCTCTGCACTCGCTGTTATTGTCTTTCTGTGTGTGGCGTTGATCTCGATTGGCTATATCAAAATCTTGGGCGCAGACCTGCTGGGTGAAAGCGGCGGAAGGTAA
- a CDS encoding ABC transporter substrate-binding protein has protein sequence MKVLKGLTSVGLTLSMLLSLAACSSAPQQSTPTPAPQQPAAPASTEAPKSEPTPPAAEKVKLVYARGKDSTDSTKKLVEAFTAANPNIEIEVREMPSDTGQSHDQYVTMFSAQSSEIDVFDLDVIWPAEFAQAGYLLPLDRLMEQDSIDTGKYIKGAMDAGNFGGQQWTMPKFIDAGLLFYRKDMVKEAPKTWDDLISQAKALNGKEGTKFGYLMQAKQYEGLVCNFVEFSAAYGGKILDEQGNVAVNNPGTIKGLNKMIEIVKSDFVPKNITTFTETESHTTFLEGQSPFVRNWPYQFAMAQDQTQSKIVDKVAIAPLPAGDAGSAAALGGWMGGINKFTKHPKEAWEFLKFMTGPEGQKISAVHGGLAPTYLPAYDEADVQKASPLFANKDFVDGVSAAVSRPTTPIYPKISEVIQIEVSKALAGQQTAEQAAKNMETQMNALMKK, from the coding sequence ATGAAAGTTTTGAAAGGGCTTACATCAGTTGGACTGACCTTGTCCATGCTACTCTCCTTGGCGGCGTGTTCCAGCGCCCCACAGCAATCGACACCTACACCGGCACCGCAACAGCCTGCAGCTCCAGCTAGCACAGAAGCACCGAAATCAGAACCGACCCCTCCCGCCGCAGAAAAAGTCAAATTGGTATACGCACGTGGGAAGGATTCGACGGATTCGACGAAAAAGCTGGTGGAGGCTTTTACAGCGGCAAATCCAAACATAGAGATTGAAGTACGAGAAATGCCCTCCGACACCGGACAAAGCCATGATCAATACGTGACCATGTTTAGCGCCCAATCTTCTGAAATAGATGTATTCGATCTCGATGTAATCTGGCCAGCCGAATTTGCGCAAGCAGGCTATCTCCTGCCACTGGATCGGTTGATGGAGCAAGACAGTATCGACACTGGCAAGTACATCAAAGGGGCGATGGACGCTGGGAACTTCGGTGGACAGCAATGGACCATGCCGAAATTCATCGACGCAGGGCTTCTCTTTTATCGAAAAGACATGGTAAAAGAAGCGCCGAAAACATGGGATGATCTGATCAGCCAGGCAAAAGCCCTGAACGGCAAAGAAGGCACGAAGTTTGGTTACCTGATGCAAGCCAAGCAGTACGAGGGGCTAGTGTGCAACTTCGTGGAGTTCAGCGCTGCCTATGGAGGAAAAATCCTCGATGAGCAAGGGAACGTAGCAGTTAACAATCCCGGAACCATCAAGGGTTTGAATAAAATGATTGAGATCGTCAAATCTGACTTCGTTCCTAAAAACATCACCACCTTCACCGAGACAGAGTCTCATACTACATTCCTCGAAGGCCAATCCCCTTTTGTTCGTAACTGGCCGTATCAATTCGCCATGGCACAGGATCAGACACAATCCAAAATCGTAGACAAAGTAGCCATCGCTCCACTGCCCGCAGGTGATGCAGGTTCTGCAGCAGCGCTCGGCGGCTGGATGGGTGGAATCAACAAGTTCACCAAGCATCCAAAAGAAGCATGGGAGTTTCTGAAGTTCATGACAGGTCCTGAAGGCCAAAAAATTTCTGCTGTACACGGAGGTTTGGCACCTACTTACCTGCCTGCTTACGATGAGGCTGACGTGCAAAAGGCAAGCCCGCTGTTTGCTAACAAAGACTTTGTCGATGGTGTGAGCGCTGCCGTATCCCGACCTACCACTCCGATCTATCCAAAAATTTCCGAAGTCATCCAGATTGAAGTATCCAAAGCACTGGCGGGTCAGCAAACAGCTGAGCAAGCTGCGAAAAACATGGAGACCCAAATGAATGCGTTGATGAAAAAGTAA
- a CDS encoding Gfo/Idh/MocA family protein, with translation MATKQKWKIGIIGAGGISEAHLEAIKDEPRAEVVAIADVAREVASNRAARHTIPLVYSDFRELLEVPEIDAVVICVPNYLHAETAMQALAAGKHTLCEKPMAMNVQQAEEMIEAAKQADKILMVAQNNRFRSDAQYVKKLLDEGKLGQIYHAKTGWVRRNGIPGWGSWFTQKELAGGGPLIDIGVHMLDLTLWLMDHPKPVSVLGQTYAQFGPHKKGLSEWGRRDENGHFDVEDMAVAMITFENGLTLTLDASWASHIEKENVFLNLYGKEGGTSLNLMEDRLTLYQDWNGSPATTEIVPRRDKERVQLFHNFIDSLEGTTAPLCTPEQALYINRLIEAIYASAQAGEAVRL, from the coding sequence TACCAAACAAAAGTGGAAGATCGGGATCATCGGAGCGGGTGGCATTTCCGAAGCACATCTAGAGGCAATCAAGGACGAACCGCGAGCAGAGGTGGTCGCCATTGCAGACGTAGCGAGGGAAGTAGCATCAAATCGCGCGGCTAGACATACGATTCCACTAGTCTATTCGGACTTCCGAGAGCTGCTAGAGGTTCCAGAGATCGATGCAGTAGTCATATGTGTACCTAATTATTTACATGCAGAGACGGCTATGCAGGCACTCGCAGCAGGTAAGCATACGTTGTGTGAAAAGCCGATGGCTATGAATGTACAGCAGGCTGAAGAAATGATCGAGGCTGCAAAGCAGGCGGACAAAATTCTCATGGTGGCGCAAAATAATCGTTTTCGCAGTGATGCCCAATACGTAAAAAAACTATTGGATGAAGGGAAGCTAGGGCAGATCTACCATGCCAAGACAGGGTGGGTCAGGAGGAACGGCATACCCGGCTGGGGGAGCTGGTTTACGCAAAAGGAACTGGCAGGCGGTGGTCCGCTGATCGACATCGGGGTACATATGCTCGACCTGACGTTGTGGCTGATGGACCATCCGAAGCCCGTGTCTGTTCTGGGACAAACGTACGCGCAATTTGGTCCGCACAAAAAGGGATTGTCTGAGTGGGGACGACGGGATGAAAACGGGCACTTTGATGTGGAAGACATGGCAGTAGCGATGATTACTTTTGAAAACGGCTTGACGCTCACGTTGGATGCAAGTTGGGCTTCTCATATCGAAAAGGAAAACGTTTTCCTAAACTTGTACGGAAAAGAAGGTGGGACATCGCTCAATCTGATGGAAGATCGGCTCACGCTGTATCAGGATTGGAACGGCTCACCTGCCACCACGGAAATTGTACCGAGACGTGACAAAGAAAGAGTACAGCTCTTCCACAATTTCATTGACTCCCTAGAAGGAACGACAGCTCCACTTTGCACGCCGGAACAAGCCCTGTACATCAATCGTCTGATCGAGGCGATCTATGCCTCCGCGCAGGCGGGTGAGGCGGTCAGGTTGTAA